Part of the Drosophila pseudoobscura strain MV-25-SWS-2005 chromosome 2, UCI_Dpse_MV25, whole genome shotgun sequence genome, TTGGCAGGAATGCTAGTGGACAATGACTGGTTAAGCGTATCCCTTGGCACTAGCGACACTTTAATGATGAGTTTTGAGAAGCCCCCCAACTGGGAGGAGGGCCATGTGTTGTGTCATCCAACGCAGACGGACGAGTTCATGGGACTGTTATGGTAGGCCGGCATTGTGGAAGGATAACGACACACTTACATTTGCTCATCCAGTTTTAGAAATGGCTCTTTGGTCCGTGAGGCTATGAACAATGTGGAGGCTGGAGGGAATTGGGTGAAGTTCAACGAGCTTCTTGAATCGACACCGCGCGGAAACTTCGGCAATATGGCCGTGCATTTCAACGACATGGAAATTATTCCCAAGGCAAAGGGCACATTGCGATGGAATAAGGATTGTTTGCCCAACTCCCCGGATGCTTCCAAGGGTGTAATAAAGTAAGTCATTGAATATTTTAGTAGCTGGAAGCCTCTGTCATCTTGATAACTATCCGTGGGTCGTTATGTTTTGACATTGCAATAACTAACTCTGGCTTACCAGGCTTACATATACTGTATTCTAAGCATGTGTCTTACCAATTCTTTCCGATTGAACAGATTTAGCTCACCTCAAATCGAAATTCGTGCCTTAATCGAGGGCCAAATGCTTCATCATCGAGCTGTGGCCGAAGACATGGGATTCCAGTTTGGAACAAACACAAAAGTCCTTGCTACTGGCGGAGCGTCCATAAACAAGTCTATTCTTCAAGTAATCGCTGACGTGTTCAACGCGCCCGTCCATATTCAGGTAAGTTCGCACTACACTTTGCGTTCGTGTAATCGAAATTACCATTTTTCAGAACGAGAGTGAGGCTGCCCTAATGGGAGCCGCCTACAGAGCATCCTATGCTCTGTATCGGCATGAGCTTGATCAAACTGTTCCGGCCCTCAGTTATCGCGACCATGTCCTCAGCCTAACGTCCAACAATCTGCAGCTTGTTTGCGAACCACACAAGGATAGCGAATCAATTTACGCACCAATGCTCGAGCGATACAAGGCCATGGCCCACATCCTGCAAAGCGGAATCCTGTGAGCGACGGAACAAGGAACCCAAGGCCACATTTTATACTCCAAAGCATTTCCGACTTACTCTTTACTTTTATATTCCACCTGACACTAATAAGTAGAACTAAAGTGCAATTAACAAAATTCTGTGATCgagaatttattaaaaatttatgCGAAACCATAAATGATAAATTTCTACATATGGAGCACAGCACTCTGCACACGGCCATGCTTGGCTGGGACCTTTTCGCCCCATTATGTCTCCAACTCGGCTTACTTCTTGCGGCCGCCGCGCTCCTTCACCTGCAAATGCACTGTCATCCCGTTTAGCAGATTGTAGAACGCCATCGAATTGCTGTCTTTGAAGAACATTCCCTGAAAATCGATTCTTGTATAATTCCGTCTAGCCAATATACAAAAACTCATCGCTTACCTCGTAGAAGATTTTTTGCTTGGCCGGAGGCATGCCTGTTTCATCTTGCAGCTTCGCCTTGAGGTTTGCGATAGGGTCAGTGAGTGCTAGTGTTACAGCGATCATCTGTCCGTTTAGCTTCCACTCGGACTTATCCGAGTTCGGTACAAGAACCTGGATGGTGACGGGGCTCTGCAAGTGCGCGGAAAAGGAACACAAAAGGAGTTATTATCGATTGGACTGTCCAGTGAAAACATAAAAGGAAGGCTAGCTTTGGGGACCGAAGTTCTTAACACAAACTATGGCATATAAGTATACAATTTGCAGCAAGAAAATGAGTCTTTTTAGGATTCGACAGTTGATGCTGACCAAAAAAGCAAATGGTTTGCATGTggccaattaaaaatattaaataaaacgGTCGGTAGCTGACCTTGTGCGTGGAAATGAACTCCGCTTCCGGGATTAGATTGTCCTCGGAGCGCAATTTCTTTGTGGGCGGCTCTTCCTCCACGGACATTAGATCGACTGGCGGTGCCGGTGAGATTTGCGGGGGTCCTCCAGTGGACTGCATGTTCATATAGCCTCCAGTGCCAGGGCCAAATGGAGTTTCTGCAAGAGAAAAGCGTTAAAATACAGGAATTCTAGTTGGATATATTTTACTGCATACGCATCATGAGAGGTCGCAATTGCATCATCATGACCGGATTAGCCTGCGCCTGGGACTGCTGGTGGTGATGGGATGGATGCTGGTGTGTCTGGTGCTGCGGTGTAGATTGGTGCTGCTGTGGCGGATGATGGTGGTGCAGATTGTGGTGAGCGTGGTGGCCGCCGCCTTGATGATGCTGACTCTGGCCATGGATGTGTTGGGGCTTGGAAGACGGCTGTGGCGGAGCCGATAGCGTGGCTTTATTTCCGACAGGCTTAGGGCCaatcttttccttttcctcatCTGGCAGCAGTCCCTTAACCTTGTGTATTTGATGGATTTGGTCCTCCAGAGTGATGTTGGCACGCGCCGCTCTAGTAGCTGCCTCAACACTGGATGTGTGGCCGTCCCAGGTAACGCGATCATCCTTTTTGGTCTCTTCTTCGCCAAGTTTTTTTCCAATAACTGTTTCCTCGTCGCCAACACCAAAAATATCGGTACGCCTCTCTGCCAACTGCTTCAGGCTTGCCTCGATGGCAGTACCTGCAGCGAAGACATTGTCCTGGTTGATTTTCTCGACAGTGTGCTTGTCCCGCTGCTCCACCCATCGCGGATCCAGTAGACCAATGCGCATGTGCTCCGACACCTTGGATGCCGGGATCTTTTCGCCAGTAATTGGAGAAATAAGGTACTCATCCGTGGGCAAGGGGGCTGCCTTGGGTTGGGTGGCCTTGGGGTCATACTTCTTGACCACAACCTTGTCGTGTGTAGGCGGCAACATGGGGGCCACCGTGGGCTGCAGTTTGGCCACCGGCGTGTCCTCGTCACTAGACGCTTCGTCCATGTCCTGCACCTGAGTATTGTCCCGTTTGGCGCCAACTGGCTGGCTGTATGATGAAACGTTCTTCATTTGGATGCCCACTCTGTTCTCCATTTGCGACAGCTTGAGGCCACTCTCCAAATGGCTAGCCACCTGAGAGTCGTCTTCTTCGTCGGACTCGATTTGCATTTCTATATCCCCCTCCTCTTCCATGAGGCGCTCTTCCATGAGGACTCTGGCACCGACCTCATCTGGATTGGTAGGCGGGGGAAAGTTGCCTGACTCGAATGGTTGATAGTCCACGGTCTCTACAACCACAAAATCATGCCAGTCAATCTGGGCGTATGCTACACGTTCTCTCTCAATTTTTTCCTCTTCACGACGGCGTTGCGCCTCCTGGTGGCGTTGCCAGTTGGCGCGGTATTTAACCTGCTCCAGTACCTGGTTCATGCTGCTACGCCCTGGGGCGCTCTCTGTGCGAAGTTTTCCGAGTAAATCCTTGGGTGGTATGAGCACTTTCGTATACTGCTCCAATAACTTGGTGAAGTACTGAAAGAGCGAGTGCTGCGGTctcaaaaaatcaaattgaaagtTTCGCTGCTCCCGACTCATCAGATTGGTAAGAAACTGTCGCCCATTACGGGCCACAAACTGAGCAGTTAGCTTCACAATGTCTCTGAAAGAGATTCAATTACTAAGTAGTGGGCCACTGATTCTATGTCCAAAGTCACTCACAAGTCCAATGCCGAAATCGAAGGAGGATCAGCAATAAACTCAAACTCTTGTGGAGGCTCCTTGGGTACAAATTGCTGCTCCACAACTTGCTTCAAAAgttcctgctgccgctgctgggcAGCACTCGTGACCGCGGTTAGTTGTTTGACGGCTGTTATGCCGGCATCTGAAATAGTATTGACATAGAATAACACATCGCAATTTATTGCTGTCTTTCGCGTACCATTTCCCTCTCGAAACTCGTTCACCTTGTGCCTGTAGTAGGCATGATAGGGATCTCCACCGTTCAGAAAGTTAAACTTTGGGTTCCCCAGCTCATTTTGCCGGATGCGTGCCTCAAACTCAGGTCCATTGCGTGCTACAAAGCTTGCGGTCTTGTCAACGATATCtaatttttaaacttttcttACTGAGTATGTGGAAAACAAACTATATTGGCAATAACGTCTACAAATGTACACTAAAACAGgtataaatagaaaaattatATTGTTTTGTAAAGGATGCTTCTAACTTCTGGCGGCGGATATATTATGCCAATAATTGGTCCGGACATTGGCTTCGATTGATCATTTCCGAACTGCTCGTCGGTAGCGTCTACATCTAGAGTTGGCATTGCACTTGAAAACTCCTTATTTTGTTGATAAAATGATCAAATTTATGGATGAAAATATGCTTCTTCGTAAGAAGATTAGAGGTGGCAGAAAGTCGATAGCAATCTGTTTTTTAAACATCGGTTCCACTATCGATGGTAGTCGCTTGTCGTTTATTTCGCTAGCGCTAGTGTGACCAGATGTGCAGGCACTGCAGCGCATTAAGCTGTGTTTTGttcaaaatgttcaaaataatgaaaagttttaatatacaattttgtacaatatgtatgtattattaaTATGTACAATATTACTTGCGTCGTTCTAGTACCAACAATATTGGATAAATCTATACTTGCGGGACATGTTGATGATCTcgatataaattaataaaattaatcaattataaaaattataccCCCGCGCGTCTGCACGGGCTGGCAGTAATTGCGATTGAGATTGCGCAGCCAGTTTTTCCAACCATAGCGAAAAGCGCCAGAAAGGCGACAAACTTGAATAAACTATTTAGTTTCAGTGGCTAGGCTTTACTATCAATAATGTCCGCAAGATGCATGCTGTCCCGCGATTAAACACTATGGAACGAAAACAGCATCGTGACGATTTTCAAAAAAGAGTTTGTGGCTATTTCCCAGCAATAAGGCAGATTTTTGAGTTTAATTTATTATCTTAAAAGTTTACAATTGGGAAGTTCGACGATTCCCACTAGAAATAGGAGCTATTTCTGGAAAAAATGTACCGAGTAAGAGAAAAATATTTGAGAAAAAAATGTTCTGATCGATAAGATCAGATACTTTAGTGCTACAAGTATGGTGTTTCTAGCAGCTATAGGGGTGTTTACTTTGCAGAGctttattgaatttaaacaattttctaCTAAGTGCCCAAGCTGGTGTCTTACACTCGCAAGTCGACTTGTTATTGCCGAGAGAGAATTCGCTCCCGGTCTGATTATGACGCTCATTGTGCCTGATAAATGATCGGTTCAGCGGTTCGAGCTTGTAGAAATTTTCATGTATTCAGTAGTCGTCTATGAGCTGCTCTCAACCGTTGACGTCCCAATCAAGTTATCAGAATAGCTCTGAGTAGCTTCTTCTGAAACGCAGTTCGGGCTACTTCCTTATCAGTCACTTGCTACGTGACTTTAATTACATTTATATATGTGTTGATCCGAGTTTATGTGGGCGCATCTGTGAATCACATAAAATcccatttttgttgttaagGAATCCATATTCTCAAACAAAGAACAGCAGTGAAATGTGCCTAACCATCTACCTTTGCATGCTGACTGTTGTAATAGGCACGTCAGCATCTTCTTTGACTAATCGGTTGGAGCTCACCCATCGTAAGTCCAAGAACTTGAGAAACATTATCAAAAACGATTTCTGAAACCAAAAaatctttaattttttaaagtgTATGTTTAGTATTCTAGAACTTAAACTTCTCTAgtctttaaaatatatgtaaaatgtattatatttaCTTTGTATTCGATTAACCAATTAATACtataatataatacaaaaagcaaaataagGGACTTCGACCCTATAGGTGTACTACATTCGAACTTAGGTCTTACTTTGATGATTTCTGTGACGCACATTAAGAAAATTTACAAAGTACATTTTTGTAAAGTTCTACTAGCCGATGCTGACTTTGATGCGAAGTACAAGATTCGAACAAACGATGGAAAATATTCCAATAAAAGGTTAAGCCGAAAAAGTACTTCCTCAGTTTATCAATTGAACTGATTGCTAATGGTCAAGTATTCTTCGTTTGTGTCAATTCTGTAAACAAAGTTTACAGTTCCACTTAAAACAGATTCACACATGGGAATGAAGTCGGCTCTCCTGACATGTTAAATTTGACATGAGGTCGTGACTGAAAATGTGCGATGAGTTGAAATATGTACAAGATGGAATTTTCTGTATGAAAGCCGTACAATTTTCATCCCACAAATTCCCACAACAAAACGAGTTGTTATATCTTTATAATATTTCCTCTACAAAACTGTACTCAAATTCACTTAGCGCGTTTTAATATACGTATTAGACGTATTCTAATTCTATTCGTACGTATTCTATTCTTAAGAGGAGATCAtttatcatttaatttaaGGAAGGAAAACTTTGCACTAGAACATAATTCTAACATTCTGAATCCGCTTAAccgcgtttttttttaaattttttaccTTGCACTTAGTTCACTTAGGAAAGTAGGTGCATGGCTATTATAATTTACAGGTTGatttacaattacaatttacAAGCCGAAACCTATGTTATAATATGTTCGAGTCTTAATTTTTTAGCACGACAAGCTTTAAGGCCGGATGTACAAGCGCACTTAGACGGGCTTCCATCGGAAAAATGGCAGGAGCTCGTAAGTTCAGGCTTGGACTCGATCAACAGACAAAAAAGGTTCGTAAAAATGCATACGATATTTAATCAGCTAAATACGATTTTTTCTACATACCCTGATCGAGACGGCTGGCTGGCCCTGTCACCAGAATGGCTATCAAATAACTGTGGAAGTTCCCAAAGATAATACATTTCCAACAATTTATATGTTAACCAGAAACTTGGAACGCACAGAAAGGGCATCTTAAATCCATTGATATCACTCAAGAGTGTAATAATAAATACGTCAATTCTCGACTTGTCATTTCAGACTGGAGGAAAATCTTCTGAGATCAGATATTACTGTCCGAAACGGAAGTCTCTCACATGTGCAGCTTCTGGACACATTGCCCAACAACGCATCAAAGGAAGACAGCGAAATTGCCCTAAAGATCCTCAAGTCTAGTC contains:
- the LOC4802087 gene encoding xylulose kinase isoform X2, with protein sequence MWVKAVDIVLDRLVMQEADLSTVAAISAAGQQHGSLYWSKHGISALQSLDPEKFLHAQIDDSAFVVNRTPIWMDASTTKQCLEMETAIGGHTQMVQLTGSKCYERFTGPQIRKIYQQRTHAYEDAQRISLVSSFLASLFLGSVAPIDFSDGSGMNLLDIREKAWSKACLNACAPDLDERLGQAVSANTVLGGVSEYFVKRFCFPASCQVVACTGDNPSALAGMLVDNDWLSVSLGTSDTLMMSFEKPPNWEEGHVLCHPTQTDEFMGLLCFRNGSLVREAMNNVEAGGNWVKFNELLESTPRGNFGNMAVHFNDMEIIPKAKGTLRWNKDCLPNSPDASKGVIKFSSPQIEIRALIEGQMLHHRAVAEDMGFQFGTNTKVLATGGASINKSILQVIADVFNAPVHIQNESEAALMGAAYRASYALYRHELDQTVPALSYRDHVLSLTSNNLQLVCEPHKDSESIYAPMLERYKAMAHILQSGIL
- the Sf3a1 gene encoding splicing factor 3A subunit 1 isoform X1, which gives rise to MPTLDVDATDEQFGNDQSKPMSGPIIGIIYPPPEVRNIVDKTASFVARNGPEFEARIRQNELGNPKFNFLNGGDPYHAYYRHKVNEFREGNGTRKTAINCDVLFYVNTISDAGITAVKQLTAVTSAAQQRQQELLKQVVEQQFVPKEPPQEFEFIADPPSISALDLDIVKLTAQFVARNGRQFLTNLMSREQRNFQFDFLRPQHSLFQYFTKLLEQYTKVLIPPKDLLGKLRTESAPGRSSMNQVLEQVKYRANWQRHQEAQRRREEEKIERERVAYAQIDWHDFVVVETVDYQPFESGNFPPPTNPDEVGARVLMEERLMEEEGDIEMQIESDEEDDSQVASHLESGLKLSQMENRVGIQMKNVSSYSQPVGAKRDNTQVQDMDEASSDEDTPVAKLQPTVAPMLPPTHDKVVVKKYDPKATQPKAAPLPTDEYLISPITGEKIPASKVSEHMRIGLLDPRWVEQRDKHTVEKINQDNVFAAGTAIEASLKQLAERRTDIFGVGDEETVIGKKLGEEETKKDDRVTWDGHTSSVEAATRAARANITLEDQIHQIHKVKGLLPDEEKEKIGPKPVGNKATLSAPPQPSSKPQHIHGQSQHHQGGGHHAHHNLHHHHPPQQHQSTPQHQTHQHPSHHHQQSQAQANPVMMMQLRPLMMQTPFGPGTGGYMNMQSTGGPPQISPAPPVDLMSVEEEPPTKKLRSEDNLIPEAEFISTHKSPVTIQVLVPNSDKSEWKLNGQMIAVTLALTDPIANLKAKLQDETGMPPAKQKIFYEGMFFKDSNSMAFYNLLNGMTVHLQVKERGGRKK
- the Sf3a1 gene encoding splicing factor 3A subunit 1 isoform X2, whose protein sequence is MPTLDVDATDEQFGNDQSKPMSGPIIGIIYPPPEVRNIVDKTASFVARNGPEFEARIRQNELGNPKFNFLNGGDPYHAYYRHKVNEFREGNDAGITAVKQLTAVTSAAQQRQQELLKQVVEQQFVPKEPPQEFEFIADPPSISALDLDIVKLTAQFVARNGRQFLTNLMSREQRNFQFDFLRPQHSLFQYFTKLLEQYTKVLIPPKDLLGKLRTESAPGRSSMNQVLEQVKYRANWQRHQEAQRRREEEKIERERVAYAQIDWHDFVVVETVDYQPFESGNFPPPTNPDEVGARVLMEERLMEEEGDIEMQIESDEEDDSQVASHLESGLKLSQMENRVGIQMKNVSSYSQPVGAKRDNTQVQDMDEASSDEDTPVAKLQPTVAPMLPPTHDKVVVKKYDPKATQPKAAPLPTDEYLISPITGEKIPASKVSEHMRIGLLDPRWVEQRDKHTVEKINQDNVFAAGTAIEASLKQLAERRTDIFGVGDEETVIGKKLGEEETKKDDRVTWDGHTSSVEAATRAARANITLEDQIHQIHKVKGLLPDEEKEKIGPKPVGNKATLSAPPQPSSKPQHIHGQSQHHQGGGHHAHHNLHHHHPPQQHQSTPQHQTHQHPSHHHQQSQAQANPVMMMQLRPLMMQTPFGPGTGGYMNMQSTGGPPQISPAPPVDLMSVEEEPPTKKLRSEDNLIPEAEFISTHKSPVTIQVLVPNSDKSEWKLNGQMIAVTLALTDPIANLKAKLQDETGMPPAKQKIFYEGMFFKDSNSMAFYNLLNGMTVHLQVKERGGRKK